A single region of the Leptodactylus fuscus isolate aLepFus1 chromosome 5, aLepFus1.hap2, whole genome shotgun sequence genome encodes:
- the MED21 gene encoding mediator of RNA polymerase II transcription subunit 21, whose protein sequence is MADRLTQLQDALNSLADQFCNSIGVLQQCAPPASFNNIQTTVNKEQPTNPTEEYAQLFAALIARTAKDIDVLIDSLPSEESTAALQAASLYQLEEENHAAAARLEEVVYRGDMLLEKIQTALADIAQSQLKTRSIINMQPLSES, encoded by the exons cttgCGGATCAGTTCTGTAATTCTATCGGGGTCCTCCAGCAGTGCGCTCCTCCTGCCTCCTTCAATAACATTCAGACTACAGTAAACAAGGAGCAGCCCACCAACCCCACAGAAG AATACGCTCAGCTTTTTGCCGCTCTCATTGCTCGCACAGCAAAAGATATTGATGTTCTTATCGACTCTTTGCCCAGTGAAGAATCTACAGCTGCGTTACAG GCAGCCAGTCTGTACCAGTTAGAAGAGGAGAATCATGCAGCGGCTGCCCGTCTGGAGGAGGTGGTGTATAGGGGGGACATGCTGCTGGAGAAGATACAGACAGCACTCGCTGACATCGCACAGTCTCAGCTGAAGACAAGGAGCATAATCAACATGCAGCCACTGTCTGAGAGCTAG